The genome window gtatttcatgcattggaacaatccggattagttatgataagttaaggacgaaactattccgggatgcaaagtcgggatttttgatctttgattttatttttggacataagttgttcatgaatttgttggtatggaataattaggagaatttgggaccacaagtgataaaattggaagttgaaaagtcCTCCATTTTCTATGGTTGGTCGTGTAAGTGTGggtgttggcccacacaatgtgtggacaattttaattggtccaacacatggtgtgggccaatgGACAATTGTACACTTCAAATATTagcaaaagatgaccactagtcttcatttacatttcaacacttagaaaaaacaAGAGAACAAGGTTGAAGAGCAAGAAGCTCTTACTAAGGGAGCCAAAAATCAACTCccatttcaagctcttccaaaattatttccttgatgtaaacccactatttcgaggtccctaagtagcgtggacgTGTCGtcggagcgatcaacccgctagttttcatctttggaaaccctagcctcttgtggaattgaagagaaaaggtaagaattgattatgttttatgtgttgtagaggttgtatgtatgttgtagtatgttaaaatgaaggaaattcatgaaatatggcatgttgaagtgcGAGGTGGTAATGTAGTGTCGAGCCGcaagtatgtgtgtgttgtgtcgTGTTGTGtcgaaactatgaattaatgtctagttaacacattatgatcattgtaaggtgaagaacgattgagaatcatccatatatgtatatgtgtagtgttggtcgaaatgggtcatattatatgacaatgaacgaattaatatcgcttaatgttttagtcgtcgtcgttatgaatcttatgttggaaatgaatgtttaatgactcaaattgatattgtgattgttgcggactgatttggatattattgtacatttaatgtaaagtgtatattgatgataatagtattgttagaatgtgaattcaGTGGAtacaatcatgatttgaaacgaGGAATgtgtaaagtgaggttctcgggtttgggggtcgggtagattggagaaaattttgattgttggaaatattgtatgaattgattggaatgtctttaaatattgttggtatgggttcgggttagtatttgaatgtataagcgtcgatgttggcttgaaggtaagccgtcgAATGAATTTAGGAATGTTGTtagatgatgaaaaagagagctaTGATGTTGATTTGCCTTCGGATTGCTTTTtgttgttgctaggttggttgttgttgttcttgttgttgattttggccgtagttaaattctcggggtggcctatttacagggaaatgccgcccaaatttctcgtgagaattaagggctaaatcgaattaaatgcccaaaatgcctatagctaatgtttggcatattatgaattatttgtagaccttgggcagcccgaggtGTAGGTCGAATTTAGCTTGAGCTTGGATTATattgagagcgtttgaggtatgtaaagccacctttctttccttggcatgccttagttaaaataggctatgacacgaacttcgaggaaactctatcccgcaatccgagcatgtctatgatacgcatttgtttctcgatattcatatgttgatgtaatgaaatattgatccttatgtccttggaactactagtttaccaaagttgcatgaaagtttgatttctaaaagaagttattctttaacgattcaaaactacgaacgcccataactttcacgtaaaagctcggattgccttgagattttcgtagaaggttgtatgatgttagacgagtatgttttccataagcgggcccacTTTCGgtctacactcgtccgtgggtcccgcaacgttcctttatgtgatttcgacaacttttgaaaaaacgttgtaattattattccgatttcaattatgactattttacttatcttttgtatttatgacaatgattttatgcatatgattcctcacgactccgctcgtgcatttcgttatatctttcgccgagtcccgggccggttacgtgtcgcgcgcactttgttatactccggtgttatgccgtgttacggttcaccgagttcctcggcCGAGGGCCGCGTTTCCGCTATATtcgtgttatgctgtgtatagcgatatgttgtgtatgacatgtgacggggatacggagatttgaaactttctggtgttatgctgtgttatggcgccatagacaggcgggcgaccatatttcctgtgccctatgcatgattgtatttgaaagtaaacattttgatatttttggatatgtactcaCTTTCCATACTCCTGTTTCGATTATTACTCGTATTTCTTACCGTATTTtctctcgctttgcatactcgcacatatttcgtatcgaccccctttcttcgggccgcgtttacGTCCCGCAGGGTACGACGCACGGCTTgcgatccacctgtttaggacaccctcttcttcGGGAGTGCTTCCTCTTATTccgagccatattttggtatatatccgttcgttgcatttgtacatatttgttcggggcacggcggggccccgtcccgtcatatgattccgttcgtttagaggtccgtggacacgTACGTGGGTTACGCCCATTCCGTACgcttgtgtttgtatatattatgttcgGGAGATTCTATTAGCGTGGCGACCTCgtcgcttgcatttgtatatgtttttggccgttacgccatttgatagccttgtcgctttgatatatatgtagttgtgtttgagACGTGTTTGCGCGCTTGATATATTCCGaacggcgtttgatatttatgtctaTATAAGTCAtttgtttgcgactcggattcgtgattgtgtttgggtgcccaattcgggtactagtcacggcccacggggttgggtcgtgacaatatatactattttgatagccgaaagggcttatgtttataaaagtgattatgttGCAAATGACGATATTTCCATGGTTATGAGCATATagcatgaatgagagcagataagtagcaGAAGGAGTGGTGtttggtggttagccccggatgcccgtcgcggcccgtagttcgggtcgtgacacatactcagtacaatgttcgtactgacgtccgttttctttggacgctgtgttcatgcccacaggtagacagggaggtgatccggactcgtaggagctattagctgatttgagagcactcctttgttccggaggtgccattgacttattcttttgtgtatatacatgtattttgggcatgacggggtcctgtcccgtccctatgtctagtactctagtagaggctcgtagatgcgtatgtgtgggtagtatggtctcacggtttctcctcgtatgtatatgcattattttgattttgatagccaaagggcttatgtatataaagtaaatatgtttcaagtgaaaaatggttttcctacgatttgagtataagatcaatgaatgaatgcttgatgtgtataatgagtaatagaatgagtggtgctcggtggttagctccgggtacccgtcatggcccctagccgggtcgtgacacatactcagtacactattcgtactgactcccatATTATTTgaggggctgcgttcatgcccacagttcGTATGTTATAGGACGGTCCGGCTCGGTAGGACTTCTCCCACGGTAGTCGGCGGCACCCGTTGGCTCCGGGGTCGTAGTTcatttttggtatgccattttgatTTGTAAATATTTGGGTATGATGGGCGCCCTGTCCCGTCCCCTTTACAGTTATACTCCACTAGAGGTGTGTAGACACATGTGTGTAGTTTGGGTGTTATGTAGCCATGACGGCTCCTGTTTGTTGTGTAGCATGTATAGCGATCTAGTTAGCTCGCGTTATTATTTTCCGTgcatgtatctatatatatatatatatatgtgtgtgtgtgtacacaGATGGTTATGAGTTCTTGATATGGAGTTATGATGTCGTTCCTTGAGTTAGTATAGCTCATATATGGGCCACACCCTATGGTTCAGTAAGCCCAGGTACTAGAAGATGGGTGCTTGGTCATCCagggtcaggcactcgtcacgacttgTACTTACGTACCATTTTAGAGCCGCGACACATCTGCATATTTGGATTAACACCATCTCATCCGCTTCCAACCCTTGGCCGCAATCCTTCTTGCCACTCTATCATTAAGAGAACACATGATTCTACCTTGATGTTTCACCGCATTATCTCCCCTTTTTCCAACTCTTCATGCTTCTTATACTTATCACTCGTCTTACTCTAATCTTCACTTATTAGGGATAGCTTAATCACCTATATACATAGAGTGCCACTTAGTCACAACAAGCATGCTCGATCTCATGGTCAGacgctaattttttttttttaaaaggttccgagaaaaaaataattatcatgGTCAAACGGGTGCTTAAGTAACAATCTAAAAGTAGATGGAAAGGTAATTTAACCacttatcttttttgttttgagaAAAGATAAGAGATTTTCCAAAAGCAAATTTAAAGGGTAGGAAATGATAGGCATCATTCAATATTGACGGATGGTTTCACATTAGAAAAAATGGCAATGCGTAATTTTCTGAAACACGGAACCCTATGTTTACTGAGTCAACTCCCTTTATATACCCTCGTCTCCGACATCACGCTCCTCTCTCTCGCTGCTCCCCAAATTCCGATCTAATTTTCTCCTCGTTTCTCTACCACTTTTAACAGAGAAAAGAAGATAACAATCCATCATGGAAGATAAATCCATTGCATTCGAATCCGAGCCAATTCACACCGATAACAGTCACGGATGGCAAAAGGTGACATACGTGAAGAAACAGAAGAAAAGGCAGCAAAAATCATCGGATTCAGGCAAGGTAATCACCAATGGATCTGGCGCAGATAGTGTGTTTAAGTCGCTTGAGAAGCATTCCGATGAACGCCGCAAGAAAATTGCGTCTCAGACGGCTGCGATGTATTCCCTTGACGATGCTCCTGTTAGATCGGCGCTGAGACACCGATCCGACGGTGAGGATGAGGACAGCGATGCTGAAGGTGCTGCTGCTAGAGGTGGTGTTGGTGCTAAGAAtggggagaagaagaaggagaaggttAAAAAGCCCCAGAAGCCGAAAGTTACTGTGGTTGAAGCTGCTGTTAAGATCGATGCAGCTGATCTAGCTGCCTTTCTCGCTGATATAACTGTAAGACTAAATCTACATCTATTTCCGcatctttaaaataaaaataaaaattggggTAGAGGATTGAGGAATCGAAGACGAAGATTCCGCTTTTGTCGTTTTGTTTTTCGATTCCAAAAAGGCACGTCTTGACTTTTTCTATCCATTTTCATATGAAGGTATCGTATGAATCTCAGCAAGAAATACAATTGATGCGATTTGCGGATTACTTTGGACGAGCATTTTCGGCAGTAGCTGCTTCTCAATTTCCctggttaaaattatttaggGAGTCCACCATCACTAAAATTGCAGATGTGAGTTTCCTTCACTTTTCAAAATTTGACAACTTTTGTgagaaaaaggtttttttttttttttgccacattGTTATGTTGTGTCCTTTGAATAAATGTTTTGATCTGCATTGTGATGTATGGAGATACTCAGTATTCTAAGTGAAAGCGCTCCGTCTCTAAATGTTGAAATTATTAGCACTAATAATATCCATGTAATACAACTTTCACTAGCTTTAAGACTTCATTGTATTgatcaaatcaaacttatatattaatttatttacaTCAATTTAGGTTTTCAACTATTAGTTTAATATATATCTTCCAAAACTGCTTACTAAATTTTAATATCTTGAACTACCCACAATGGTGTGGCCTAACAGTTCATGGAAATTTGGAAAGAGACTAGTATCCCGACTTAAGCAAAAAGTTAAATCATTTCGTCCAATCTACCTAAAATTTTGTGGATAGAGTTACCCATTACTTGTACTAGTGGAGGATGCACGCGTTTgcaataaattttcaaatatgaaaaataaactGCAACCACAAATATAAAGagattttattgatgaatatATGTGAGTATAATTCTTCCCTCCGAATTTTGCTCCTAATTCGAGGGTCTTTAGTAACGTATTTCTCGAACGTAGGATGACCTCCTTGTGATGTATTTGATCTCCAAGAACGTCCGGTTGTTTGATAAAGGCAGTATTTGATGCCTTGATCTCTTCGTGAACATCCTAGGTATTTATGGGATTTTCGATATGTGTCTTTGTCTCTTTGGAAATATCCCTAGAGTTTATGGGATATTCGAGATTTCAATCTGTTGGTGAATACCCATGAGTTTATGGAATattcaaaaatttttttaaaaaaagaagaagatgaaagaaACCCTAACAGATATTGGACTCATCTTGTATAGTCCCACAAAATTTCGATGTCTACAGCACGTATGGTACAATAGTCGAAGTGCGGCAACTTAGCCTCGAAACCACCATTATTGAATGAATACTCTAATATCATAAGTTCTGAACCCAGTCAGAGGGTGTTGTGGAAAAATATAAGTATTCAATTATTAACAGGGTATTGTGGAAAAAAATAGTAATTTGTAACTGATTCTTGATCATGCAGTGACGTTATAGGTTGTAAGACCATTGAATTTGCGGGGTGATTGTAATTTTCGGTCTCCAGTGTTGTGTGATAGTTTCACAGGGTGTTGTGGAAAAAAGTAGTAGTTTGTAACATTTGGCTCTTTATTAACATTACATTGAATTTGCTAATTCATTGATCATTACATTGTATTATATACTTACTGTAAGCTTTGATTTCTCCAGTCATTGGTCCATGAATTTTTGTCGTTAATCTTGATTGTTGCCAAGTGAAGTGACATACTATCTTTCATGAAGTTTATGGTCATTCACTCATGTAACACCATTTAGGGGCTGAGAGCATTCCGCATTCTTGATGGATCTAAACGCAGGGAGTTTTACTAATATTTATGTTATCTTCGTTGGTCATCTAGTTGTCAGTCAATTTATATCTCTCCCTTAGATCGACACTCAATACATGATGGATGAGCAAATATGACTTGCTTCTTAGATCCATGAATGTGGTTACTCTCAGTGGATGATTAACTGAGAACATGATTTGTGTACGATGTACATATGTGATGAATGGTTTACTATATGTATCTTTTTGTGTTTAGATATGCTGTTTTAAGTCTTTGTGCACAGAGTGATAGTTGCTTTCAAATATTTAGTTGGCACCATATGTGACTGAAAGAGTAATAACTTGATTTACAACAAACAGGTTCCTGTCTCACATCTTCCTGAACCAGTTTATAAAACTTCAGTGTACTGGATCAACCAACGCTCTTTTGAGGCTCTTGGATCATTTGTGCTGTGGGGACTGGACTGTATTCTTGCGGACTTAGCAGCCCAACTAGCAGGTTCTAAGGGCTCCAAGAAAAGTGGTCAACAAACATCGTCAAAATCTCAGGTATCCCCAGAGattttctttcaattatatCTTGAACTTTGCTATTACATATAGAGTCTTTCAGTTTGTATATGGATGAGTCCTTTTGTGTTTATGTGTCCCTGTATAAAAGCAGAAGCCTTCAGGCATTCGGAAAGGGATGCATCTATTTATATTTCTTTGTCTTGTGGGATTAAGTAGCAACTGGTAAAGCGGAAAAGGGAAATCCTGAGAGGAAAGGGAAGAGGAAAAGATCTAATCAGTTTAGTGAGAGTACTAGGAATGCTACATCTAGTCTCCATTTCACTATAAGTTATAGAGCTAGGCAGAGCCAAATGGGGTAAAATAGGGAGGGGAGAGAATAAATTTACTTCGCCTTAAAATGTGAATAAGACTCTCAAGGTCATACAAATTTAGCGTTACAGTGAAGAGAAGTCAGTTGCACTGTTATCTGATTACTATATTTTTGATAAAGTTATTTAATTTGTCCCTTGTAAATCTTTGATTCGCCCTTTCTTCAATGGACTTATGTGACGGGTGTTCTTATCACTTATGTATAGTCTTTCTCAATTGAGATTTTGTCACATAAGGATGAAATTGATTAAACCAAGCACTCTAGCGGTAAATGAAAGAATCACTGCAGCTAGTTTTTAGATTGACAGGGGATGAATTATTTAATGATGCCAAAACCAAAACAAGATTCCCGAATTGACATTATAGTTGAACTTAAGTAAGTCGTAGGTAAGATTAACAAGCCCATACGCTCACAATAACAGAGTTCAATTTCTTCGGCATAATTATTGTAATCAACTCAATTGTCATAACATGCTTTGTTTGCATAATATCCTGACATCCTGAGCTGATACTTGTGCTACAAATTACTAAATTGCAGGTTGCCATGTTTTTGGTTTTGGCAATGGTACTACGACGAAAGCCTGATGTTTTAATCAACATACTCCCGACACTTCGGGAAAGCCCAAAGTATCAAGGGCAAGACAAACTTACAGTTATTGCATGGATGATAGTCCAGGTGATGCAGAGCTATAATGTTTATTAGAACTACTCTTTATTTCTTCTCCACCTTACATTGGCCTTTTAACATCAAAACGGATACTCTGGTACAGGCCTGTCAGGGAGATCTCTGCGTTGGATTGTACTTGTGGGCACATCATACCTTGGCTTTAGTTGGCGGAAAATCAGGATCCAATCCGCAGACTAGGGACTTGATTTTGCAGGTGGTAGAAAGGTCTGTAACTTTTGATTGCACCTCCTGATTGCACTTTTGTCTGCTTGCACCATGATGCGAGCTAATTCTTTTTTGTAATTTCAGGATTCTCTCTGCACCAAAAGCTCGTACCATTCTAGTAAATGGGGCTGTTAGGAAGGGAGAGCGTCTGATGCCACCTTCAGCCCTTGACCTGCTTCTACGAGTGACTTTCCCTGCTCCTTCTGTGCGAGTCAAGGTGTGATTGAGTGCTTGTCTGACTTCTATTCCTATTTGTAGTGATCAGGTGTATTTTGCTCTTCCAATAGTTTCttgattatttcaatttcaGGCAACTGAAAGGTTTGAGGCAGTATATCCCACTCTTAAGGAGGTTGCCCTTGCTGGTTCCCCAGGAAGCAAAGCAACGAAGCAAGTTTCACAACAGATACTTCTACTAACTTTAAAAGCAGTTGCTGGAGGTATGTCTTTTACTTGAACTGATTTCTCAGGGATTTTTAGATTTTAGAGTGGCTGGTATGCAAGGTTTACCCTTGGCTGTTCTGCAGGCAATCCAGAACTATCTCGAGAGGCAACTAACATATTCAACTGGTGTTTGACCCAGAGCACTGACTGTTATAAGCAGTGGGTATGAACTATACAAATACTTTGCTTTTTGTCAAGTCGTGTGCGTAgcatttttgcaaaatatatAGGAGTGAAGTTATTCAGATTATCTATCCTAATCCAGCTTTTTTGGTCTTCATTTTTTCTGAACAGGACAAGATTTACCTGGATAACATAGAAGCAAGTGTTGCAGTGTTGAGAAAGCTCACTGAGGAGTGGAAAGAGTTATCGAGGAGACAGTCTTCTCTTGAGGCTTTGAAGGAGACTCTCAAGAGCTTCAGACAAAAGGTAGTTTCTGTATTTTGTTGCTTGATTTTTCGGTTTCTTTTCTTGGGCTGGGGGTCTGAATCCTACTTGAGGATTTTGTTAGTTATAGATTTTCTGTCCCAGCAGCAACTGTCCTTCTACTTAGTCCCAGCACTAGCAGAATAAATGGGCTATCTGATAGTGGCAAGTTGATGGCTGGTATTTATTCCGGCAGGTTGGTGGTTGGAGGGGTTATATCTGCTTGCCACAGTAGTTGCTAATTTTACATTTGCTCCAAACTCATACCAGTCAATGACTATTTTTTTCTCGCCTTTGCTTGTAGAATGAGAAATCATTAACTGGTGGAGTGGATGCTCACCAGTCAGACTTCAGAGATGCAGACAAGTACTGTAAAATGTTGTTAGCAAGGCTGTCTCGTGGACATGGATGTCTGAAAGGCATTGGGGTTGTTCTTTTGACTGTGGCCGTGGGAGGTGCTATTGTGTCACAGAACTTGGAGGACTGGGATTGGAACGAGTTTTCAGTTTTGCTCAATGCCCCACAGTCCTCCTAAGTAATCTTCACCAAATGAATCGGACATGGAGTGTTCTTTTTTAACAATTCATGGTCTCAGCAGCAAATGAAATTGGTTCACTAAACTTTAATAACTTTGGAGAAACAGGCAGCTACATGAAACGCCAGTCTTGTTGGATACTGAACCGGAACTTGGAGAAATAGGGATATTTATTTTCCAGAAAAGTATTGAGTCACGTTTAATTCACTGAGTCTTGTTTTGACCTGTGTATTAGTTTAAGCAGTAGGCATCTTAGATGTTATTCAGTTTTCAACATCTTTcagttcaagaaaattgattatTACCAGAATACAGATGTAATTTCTAGGGATATGATAGAATCCAAAAAGGATTCAATCCctgcaaaaatattttttaggggTCGAGTATTTGAACTTATTTGAATGTGAGTGAGCTTacagttttaatttatttatattggctTTGTCGATAAACTGCTCATCAGGATGTCTTTGCTTACTACTTTCAAAAGTACGACAGTTTTCAATTTTGTCCTATAGAACTTTTTCTTGCTTTCTGTAGAAAGTTGATAATTTATTTGCACTTTTCTTATACCCAAGGGGTCGTTCAGTGCATAGTATAAGTTGGGATATCTCAATAATAATTATTTGTATAA of Lycium ferocissimum isolate CSIRO_LF1 unplaced genomic scaffold, AGI_CSIRO_Lferr_CH_V1 ctg3655, whole genome shotgun sequence contains these proteins:
- the LOC132044116 gene encoding uncharacterized protein LOC132044116, giving the protein MEDKSIAFESEPIHTDNSHGWQKVTYVKKQKKRQQKSSDSGKVITNGSGADSVFKSLEKHSDERRKKIASQTAAMYSLDDAPVRSALRHRSDGEDEDSDAEGAAARGGVGAKNGEKKKEKVKKPQKPKVTVVEAAVKIDAADLAAFLADITVSYESQQEIQLMRFADYFGRAFSAVAASQFPWLKLFRESTITKIADVPVSHLPEPVYKTSVYWINQRSFEALGSFVLWGLDCILADLAAQLAGSKGSKKSGQQTSSKSQVAMFLVLAMVLRRKPDVLINILPTLRESPKYQGQDKLTVIAWMIVQACQGDLCVGLYLWAHHTLALVGGKSGSNPQTRDLILQVVERILSAPKARTILVNGAVRKGERLMPPSALDLLLRVTFPAPSVRVKATERFEAVYPTLKEVALAGSPGSKATKQVSQQILLLTLKAVAGGNPELSREATNIFNWCLTQSTDCYKQWDKIYLDNIEASVAVLRKLTEEWKELSRRQSSLEALKETLKSFRQKNEKSLTGGVDAHQSDFRDADKYCKMLLARLSRGHGCLKGIGVVLLTVAVGGAIVSQNLEDWDWNEFSVLLNAPQSS